In a genomic window of Halobiforma lacisalsi AJ5:
- a CDS encoding sulfatase, giving the protein MSESNGRDSESHETVNNVALVVLDTARAASVGERTTPTLIQLAEEGTAFDNAFATAPWTLPSHASMFTGTYPSEHGAHGGHTYLDGDLRTLPEAFSEAGFRTIGVSNNTWLTEEFGFHRGFDELRKGWQYIQSDTDMGAVVRGEDRREKLQAARDRLFDGNPFVNAANVLYSELLQPAGDDGADRTTTWIGDWLAGRDDDRPFFLFCNFIEPHVEYDPPREYAERFLPDHTSYEEAVDVRQDPRAYDCGDYELSDREFAALRGLYRAELAYVDDQLAELRAALEDADEWEDTLLVVCGDHGEHIGERDFFGHQYNLYDTLLNVPLVAHGGPFTGVGRRSDLVQLLDLPLTLLEAAGVDDPALRDQGAGRSMLPAVTAAGDQGVGTSGTANVREAAFAEYVAPQPSIERLEARFGEDAIPERVRQFDRRLRAVRTLEYKYVQGSDGYERLHHVPTDPSERTDRSDENREQVRRVRNRLEEELGSLSGEATGEDVEMGAGTKERLADLGYL; this is encoded by the coding sequence ATGTCGGAATCCAACGGACGTGACTCCGAGTCACATGAGACTGTCAATAACGTGGCGCTTGTCGTCCTCGACACGGCTCGCGCCGCGAGCGTGGGGGAACGGACGACGCCGACCCTGATACAACTCGCCGAGGAGGGGACGGCCTTCGACAACGCCTTCGCGACGGCCCCGTGGACGCTGCCTTCTCACGCCTCGATGTTCACCGGAACCTACCCGTCGGAGCACGGCGCTCACGGCGGACACACCTACCTCGACGGCGACCTCCGGACGCTCCCCGAGGCGTTTTCCGAAGCCGGGTTTCGGACGATAGGCGTCTCGAACAACACGTGGCTGACAGAGGAGTTCGGCTTCCACCGGGGCTTCGACGAGTTGCGGAAAGGGTGGCAGTACATCCAGTCCGACACCGACATGGGAGCGGTCGTTCGGGGAGAGGACCGACGGGAGAAGCTCCAGGCGGCCCGCGATCGGCTCTTCGATGGGAATCCCTTCGTCAACGCCGCGAACGTCCTCTACAGCGAGTTGCTCCAGCCGGCCGGCGACGACGGCGCGGACCGGACGACGACCTGGATCGGCGACTGGCTCGCCGGCCGGGACGACGACCGACCCTTCTTCCTGTTCTGTAACTTCATCGAACCCCACGTCGAGTACGATCCGCCGCGCGAGTACGCCGAGCGGTTTCTCCCCGACCACACGAGCTACGAGGAGGCCGTCGACGTCCGGCAGGATCCCCGCGCCTACGACTGCGGGGACTACGAACTCTCCGACCGCGAGTTCGCCGCCCTCCGTGGCCTGTACCGGGCCGAACTGGCCTACGTCGACGACCAGCTCGCCGAGCTCCGTGCGGCCCTCGAGGATGCGGACGAGTGGGAGGACACCTTGCTGGTCGTCTGTGGCGACCACGGCGAGCACATCGGCGAGCGGGACTTCTTCGGCCACCAGTACAACCTCTACGACACGCTGTTGAACGTCCCGCTGGTCGCACACGGCGGCCCCTTCACGGGCGTCGGCCGGCGGTCCGACCTCGTCCAGTTGCTCGACCTCCCGCTCACGCTGCTCGAGGCCGCCGGCGTCGACGACCCGGCGCTTCGCGACCAGGGGGCGGGGCGGTCGATGTTGCCCGCGGTGACGGCAGCGGGGGACCAGGGTGTGGGAACGAGCGGTACCGCAAACGTCCGCGAAGCCGCCTTCGCCGAATACGTCGCCCCGCAGCCGTCGATCGAGCGCCTCGAGGCCAGGTTCGGCGAGGACGCGATCCCCGAGCGCGTCCGGCAGTTCGACCGTCGGCTCCGGGCGGTCCGCACGCTCGAGTACAAGTACGTCCAGGGCAGCGACGGCTACGAGCGGTTACACCACGTACCGACAGATCCCAGCGAGCGGACGGACCGCAGCGACGAGAACCGGGAGCAGGTTCGGAGGGTACGGAACCGACTCGAGGAGGAACTCGGATCCCTGTCCGGGGAGGCTACAGGCGAGGACGTCGAGATGGGGGCCGGAACGAAAGAACGGCTCGCGGATCTCGGCTACCTCTGA
- a CDS encoding carboxymuconolactone decarboxylase family protein: MSEETENPIDPEELPSTAGEFAVEYPDVWDRYADLGEVCAASGPIDGETKRLVKLALAVAAQSEGAVHSHVRRARDEGVPPETLRHVAVLSIPTIGFPQAMAALSWIDDLVDEGDDTGSGARE; encoded by the coding sequence ATGTCAGAGGAGACCGAGAACCCGATAGACCCCGAGGAACTGCCGTCGACCGCCGGCGAGTTCGCCGTGGAGTACCCCGACGTCTGGGACCGGTACGCCGATCTCGGCGAAGTCTGTGCCGCCAGCGGCCCGATCGACGGCGAAACGAAGCGACTGGTCAAACTCGCGCTCGCGGTCGCCGCCCAGTCGGAGGGCGCGGTCCACTCCCACGTCCGGCGTGCCCGCGACGAAGGCGTCCCGCCGGAGACGCTGCGCCACGTCGCCGTGCTCTCGATCCCGACGATCGGGTTCCCGCAGGCGATGGCTGCACTGAGCTGGATCGACGACCTGGTCGACGAAGGGGACGATACGGGGTCCGGAGCCCGAGAGTAG
- a CDS encoding cupin domain-containing protein codes for MERLSIDDLEPDPYDDDLHTDRRDLTGPLSLANVSIVRYALEPGERFSGAAHAHPDQEEVFVVLEGEATFEVGQATDDGGPRTVTVCENEAIRFAPGEFQTGWNDVDNDERLVALGLGAPRESGDVLVDRIPVLGEGSVICPDCGHEHLRIGEDGLVCPACGATTTVEE; via the coding sequence CGACGACCTCGAGCCCGACCCGTACGACGACGACCTCCACACCGACCGCCGCGACCTCACGGGGCCGCTGTCGCTCGCGAACGTCTCGATCGTCCGGTACGCCCTCGAACCGGGCGAGCGGTTCAGCGGCGCGGCCCACGCCCATCCCGATCAGGAGGAGGTCTTCGTCGTCCTCGAGGGGGAGGCGACGTTCGAGGTCGGGCAGGCGACGGACGACGGTGGCCCGCGGACGGTCACGGTCTGCGAGAACGAGGCGATCAGGTTCGCGCCCGGGGAGTTCCAGACGGGGTGGAACGACGTCGACAACGACGAGCGACTGGTCGCGCTGGGGCTGGGCGCACCCCGGGAGAGCGGGGACGTCCTGGTCGATCGGATTCCCGTCCTCGGCGAGGGGTCGGTGATCTGTCCGGATTGCGGGCACGAACACCTGCGGATTGGCGAGGATGGACTCGTCTGTCCCGCGTGTGGGGCGACGACGACCGTCGAGGAGTAA